A window of Aerococcus urinae contains these coding sequences:
- a CDS encoding Gfo/Idh/MocA family protein, which yields MDKKLNVAVIGAGIYGIHHVDVYNQSPYVNLVAVCDFSSKIRENIEKEYGVKTYSDVETMLSEEEIDAVSIVTPDHLHREPAVQCANAGKHLLIEKPLASTVEDCQAILETAEANNVRVAVDFHKRWDPTAIHVFNTLNDGDAYPIRGYMSMDDIVDVPTKWFKWADQSDPVNFLGIHCVDLIRWYMGCEATEVYAVGTKKLLADQGIDSYDSVTSLITFENGCNWVVENSWVLPSGFAKNNDGRTSILTTDNYIRVDNQDRGIEVFDSEKQHTPNVFFFNNFYGKVFGFGADPINSFIDCLINDKEFVADGNDGLQATKITEAIHKSLDTGERVKIK from the coding sequence ATGGATAAAAAATTAAATGTTGCAGTTATTGGTGCGGGGATTTACGGTATTCATCACGTTGATGTATATAATCAAAGCCCCTATGTAAACTTAGTAGCAGTATGTGACTTTAGTAGCAAAATTAGAGAAAATATCGAAAAAGAATATGGTGTAAAAACATATAGTGATGTTGAAACCATGCTATCTGAAGAAGAAATTGATGCAGTGTCTATCGTAACACCGGACCACTTGCATAGAGAACCTGCTGTCCAGTGTGCCAATGCGGGTAAACACTTATTAATTGAGAAACCTTTAGCTTCTACTGTAGAAGATTGTCAAGCAATTTTAGAAACTGCTGAAGCAAACAATGTCAGAGTTGCAGTTGACTTCCATAAACGCTGGGATCCAACAGCTATTCATGTCTTTAATACTCTAAATGATGGTGATGCTTATCCTATAAGAGGTTATATGAGCATGGATGATATTGTTGATGTACCAACAAAATGGTTTAAATGGGCTGACCAATCTGACCCTGTCAACTTCCTGGGAATCCACTGTGTCGATTTGATCCGTTGGTATATGGGTTGTGAAGCTACAGAAGTTTATGCTGTAGGTACTAAAAAATTATTAGCTGACCAAGGAATCGACTCCTATGATAGTGTTACCTCTTTAATTACCTTTGAGAATGGTTGCAATTGGGTTGTAGAAAACTCATGGGTATTACCTTCTGGCTTTGCTAAGAACAATGATGGACGTACAAGTATTTTAACCACAGATAACTATATTCGTGTAGATAACCAAGATAGAGGTATTGAAGTATTTGATAGCGAAAAACAACATACGCCTAACGTCTTCTTCTTTAATAACTTCTATGGTAAAGTTTTCGGTTTTGGTGCTGATCCTATTAATAGTTTCATTGATTGTTTGATTAATGATAAAGAATTTGTAGCGGATGGTAATGATGGCTTGCAAGCTACAAAAATTACAGAAGCGATTCACAAGAGTTTAGATACTGGTGAACGCGTAAAGATTAAGTAA
- the hxlB gene encoding 6-phospho-3-hexuloisomerase, with protein sequence MGIDKASKAIIKEISNTFSLINGDEVEQLIDLIKKADKVFFIGVGRVLLSLEAVAKRWSHLGINCVVVGEITEPAITDKDLLIVGSGSGESLIPVEIAKKAKIYKAKVVHIGSNINSTISSLSDLIVRIPVRSKLNLSDEIVSIQPMTSLFEQCLYILGDAISLMLVEEENIDIESLWEYHANLE encoded by the coding sequence GTGGGTATCGATAAAGCTTCTAAGGCTATTATTAAAGAGATTTCTAACACTTTTTCTTTAATTAATGGGGACGAAGTAGAGCAACTAATAGATCTTATTAAGAAAGCTGATAAGGTATTTTTTATAGGGGTAGGGAGAGTACTACTTTCGTTAGAGGCTGTAGCTAAACGTTGGTCACATTTAGGGATAAACTGTGTGGTTGTAGGTGAAATAACGGAACCAGCAATTACTGATAAAGACTTATTAATCGTGGGATCTGGAAGTGGCGAAAGTTTAATTCCTGTTGAGATAGCTAAAAAGGCTAAAATTTATAAGGCTAAGGTCGTGCATATTGGATCTAATATAAATAGTACAATATCTTCTTTAAGCGATTTGATTGTTCGCATACCAGTGAGATCGAAATTGAATCTATCAGATGAAATAGTATCTATTCAGCCTATGACATCGTTGTTTGAACAATGCTTATATATTTTAGGAGATGCCATTTCGCTTATGTTAGTAGAAGAGGAAAATATAGATATAGAATCCTTATGGGAATACCATGCAAATTTAGAGTAA
- a CDS encoding PTS mannose/fructose/sorbose transporter subunit IIC: MTSIQMILLIILSGIVGMGAIVDESQIHRPLVVCTLVGLILGDLKTGLLLGGSLEMMSLGWMNVGLAMAPDTAIASMISSILVIQTGNGIGEGIAIAVPLAAAGQALTIFVRTITTFFSHQADKYALDGNTRGIDAMFYIGLFLQALRVLLPTALILLIDIEAVNQLLTSIPTFITEGLTIGGGMVMVVGYAMIINMMDVPYLKPFFYIGFILAAFSEINLVGYGILGACLAAVFVYLKYNPSSNHQLITESNDNNYIPGDLDDDLDDDLDID; encoded by the coding sequence ATGACCTCTATTCAAATGATATTACTCATTATTCTATCCGGAATAGTTGGTATGGGAGCGATAGTTGATGAGTCTCAAATCCATAGACCGTTGGTAGTTTGTACTTTAGTTGGGTTAATATTAGGAGATTTGAAAACAGGCTTACTTCTTGGTGGTAGTTTAGAAATGATGTCACTAGGTTGGATGAATGTAGGCCTAGCTATGGCCCCAGATACAGCTATTGCTTCCATGATTTCCTCTATACTTGTTATACAGACAGGAAACGGAATTGGAGAAGGTATAGCAATTGCAGTTCCTCTAGCTGCTGCTGGTCAAGCTTTAACTATATTTGTAAGAACAATTACAACATTTTTTAGTCACCAAGCAGATAAGTATGCTTTAGACGGGAATACCAGAGGTATTGATGCAATGTTTTACATTGGGCTTTTCCTACAAGCACTCCGTGTTTTACTTCCAACTGCTTTAATCTTGTTAATTGATATTGAAGCAGTAAATCAACTATTAACATCAATACCTACTTTTATAACAGAAGGTCTAACCATTGGTGGTGGTATGGTTATGGTTGTGGGTTATGCAATGATTATTAATATGATGGACGTTCCGTATTTAAAACCTTTCTTTTATATAGGTTTTATATTAGCAGCATTTTCTGAAATTAACTTAGTCGGATACGGTATATTAGGTGCATGTTTGGCTGCAGTTTTCGTTTACTTGAAGTACAATCCGTCTAGTAATCATCAATTGATTACTGAAAGTAATGATAATAATTATATTCCAGGAGATTTGGATGATGACTTAGACGATGACCTAGATATTGATTAG
- a CDS encoding PTS sugar transporter subunit IIA: MVKIIIICHGNLAQEFKSSLKMIVGDSSDIYPISFKEDEGTDDLLNKIENTIKFNKLNSVIIFADIYGGSPFNAAIRYAISDKNVEVIAGVNLPILIDTYLSRDTDLINLIDKIQASSQEFIKYFNKNSLFAEDDDL; the protein is encoded by the coding sequence ATGGTAAAAATTATAATTATATGTCACGGCAATTTAGCACAAGAATTTAAAAGTTCCTTGAAAATGATTGTTGGAGATTCATCAGATATCTATCCTATATCTTTTAAAGAAGATGAAGGCACTGATGATTTATTAAATAAGATAGAAAACACAATTAAGTTTAATAAGTTAAATTCAGTTATTATTTTTGCAGATATTTACGGAGGCTCTCCTTTTAATGCTGCTATTCGTTATGCCATAAGTGATAAAAATGTTGAAGTAATTGCGGGAGTAAACTTACCTATACTAATTGACACATATTTATCTAGAGATACAGATCTTATAAATTTAATAGATAAAATACAGGCGAGTTCTCAAGAATTCATAAAATATTTTAACAAGAACAGTTTATTTGCGGAGGATGACGACCTATGA
- a CDS encoding PTS system mannose/fructose/sorbose family transporter subunit IID: protein MEQNNGNPIITKKEKRKMFIRANVYNGAFNFERGQNLGVAYVMNPVIDKLYKDKDKKIEALQRHLEWYNNHPWLSGIVFGITAAKEEKKAQSDNLEGSSIIAMKIGLMGPLAGIGDPLFWGTLRPVLASIGASLAMVGNIFGPILFFVGINIIRLATIHYGMEFGYARGADIVDDLTGSQINKITEAAQIVGLFVMGALVNTWTNINIPIVATKIIDSNGIETIQTVQDVLDSILPGMLALGLTLIVSWLLKKGVNPLLIIVSIFVIGIIGRYFNLLG, encoded by the coding sequence GTGGAACAAAATAACGGTAATCCGATTATAACTAAAAAAGAAAAAAGGAAAATGTTTATAAGAGCAAATGTTTATAATGGTGCTTTTAATTTTGAAAGGGGGCAAAATTTAGGAGTAGCCTATGTAATGAACCCAGTTATTGATAAGTTATATAAGGATAAAGATAAAAAGATTGAAGCTCTACAGAGGCATTTAGAATGGTATAATAATCATCCTTGGCTATCAGGTATTGTATTTGGTATTACAGCAGCTAAGGAAGAAAAGAAGGCCCAAAGTGACAATCTAGAAGGGTCAAGCATAATAGCTATGAAAATAGGGTTAATGGGCCCACTAGCTGGTATAGGGGACCCTTTGTTCTGGGGAACTTTAAGACCTGTATTAGCATCAATTGGTGCAAGTCTAGCGATGGTTGGTAACATATTTGGGCCGATATTATTCTTTGTAGGAATCAATATAATCAGATTAGCAACTATACATTATGGCATGGAATTTGGCTATGCTCGAGGGGCTGATATTGTTGATGATTTAACCGGTAGCCAGATTAATAAAATTACTGAAGCAGCTCAAATTGTAGGTTTATTTGTAATGGGAGCATTAGTTAATACATGGACCAATATTAATATTCCTATAGTAGCTACAAAAATTATTGATTCTAATGGCATTGAAACTATCCAGACTGTTCAAGATGTTTTAGACAGTATTCTACCCGGTATGCTTGCTTTAGGACTTACCTTAATTGTTTCATGGTTATTAAAAAAGGGTGTTAACCCTTTGTTAATTATTGTATCAATTTTTGTAATAGGAATTATTGGCAGATATTTTAATTTGTTAGGCTAA
- a CDS encoding PTS sugar transporter subunit IIB codes for MANQKMVRVDYRLVHGQVVAKWIKYNPVKRLILVDNDLVNDDFMGDIYRMAAPDQEVDIVAVGDLQNSLDKKDDNVMIIFKDIKSAKEAADSGVELAELNVGAVPSSKDRTTVIQGVSLSKDEFDSLKALQETGVNVYLQPIPENSKVSLESVESKVK; via the coding sequence ATGGCTAATCAAAAAATGGTTAGGGTAGACTATCGTTTGGTTCATGGTCAAGTAGTCGCTAAATGGATAAAATATAATCCTGTTAAAAGATTAATATTGGTAGATAATGATCTAGTAAATGATGATTTCATGGGAGATATATACCGTATGGCGGCTCCAGATCAAGAAGTTGATATCGTAGCTGTTGGTGACTTACAAAATTCTTTAGATAAAAAAGATGACAATGTCATGATTATATTTAAAGATATAAAAAGTGCTAAAGAAGCTGCAGACAGCGGAGTTGAGCTAGCTGAATTAAACGTAGGAGCTGTGCCAAGCTCTAAAGATAGAACAACTGTTATTCAAGGGGTCTCCTTGTCTAAGGATGAATTTGATTCATTAAAGGCTTTACAGGAAACGGGAGTAAATGTTTATTTACAACCAATACCAGAAAATTCTAAGGTAAGCTTAGAAAGTGTTGAAAGTAAAGTTAAATAA
- a CDS encoding PTS system mannose/fructose/N-acetylgalactosamine-transporter subunit IIB, whose protein sequence is MIIKLARIDDRFIHGQFLTRWINTIPAERIIVVSDEVAKDPIRKKLVLSVAPSNFKTSAVSVEKMLRAYNSPKYTDTSVILLFEKPKDIVYLIEGGMDISEVNVGGMRFEAGNKQVTKSVNVSDDDIEMFLKLNDMGVALEMRQLPSDSKVDFISLVKELS, encoded by the coding sequence ATGATTATTAAGTTAGCAAGGATAGATGATCGGTTTATTCATGGCCAATTTTTAACCAGGTGGATAAACACAATTCCAGCAGAAAGAATTATTGTTGTTAGTGATGAGGTAGCAAAAGATCCAATACGTAAAAAATTAGTTTTATCTGTTGCTCCTTCCAATTTTAAAACTAGTGCTGTTAGCGTTGAAAAGATGCTTAGAGCTTACAATTCTCCAAAATATACAGATACATCAGTTATTCTGTTGTTTGAAAAACCGAAAGATATTGTATATCTGATCGAAGGAGGAATGGATATTTCTGAAGTTAACGTAGGGGGTATGAGATTTGAAGCAGGAAATAAGCAAGTTACGAAATCGGTAAATGTTAGTGATGATGATATTGAAATGTTTCTTAAGTTAAATGATATGGGAGTTGCTCTTGAAATGAGACAATTACCTAGCGATAGTAAAGTTGATTTTATTTCTTTGGTTAAGGAATTAAGTTAG
- a CDS encoding PTS mannose/fructose/sorbose/N-acetylgalactosamine transporter subunit IIC, translating to MDGQLIVMAIAMGLIYWLSRSMIGGYFALFFVGNAIVVGAIAGLIHGDVLQGLILGGGISAVFAGIIAPGGNLPTDQTMAATTMIPIALASNLSVEQAVAFAVPLGLVGAQLINLRKIINVNFVHMADKAVESCDTKAISRDAVLYPALTAFPLLFLPVFLVVLLGQNVMLSVLEFIPSWILHGLEVAGGVMPAVGFALIINSIGKPRLIPYTLIGFILVKVLGLNNIVTGILIISIALIVVFNKKNIDETVGA from the coding sequence ATGGACGGACAATTGATAGTTATGGCTATCGCAATGGGGTTAATATATTGGTTATCAAGAAGTATGATTGGTGGCTATTTTGCCTTATTCTTTGTAGGTAACGCAATTGTCGTAGGAGCTATCGCTGGACTTATCCACGGTGATGTTTTACAAGGTTTGATATTAGGTGGCGGTATTTCAGCTGTATTTGCTGGGATTATTGCTCCGGGTGGGAATTTACCTACCGACCAAACCATGGCTGCTACTACAATGATTCCTATTGCACTAGCAAGTAATTTATCTGTAGAACAAGCAGTAGCTTTTGCTGTTCCTTTAGGACTAGTAGGCGCACAATTAATCAACTTAAGAAAAATTATTAATGTGAATTTTGTGCACATGGCCGATAAAGCGGTCGAAAGCTGTGACACAAAAGCTATTAGTAGAGATGCAGTATTATATCCAGCACTTACCGCATTCCCATTGCTATTTTTACCAGTTTTCTTAGTCGTTCTGTTAGGGCAAAATGTAATGCTATCAGTCTTAGAATTTATTCCAAGCTGGATTTTGCATGGCTTAGAAGTAGCCGGTGGCGTGATGCCTGCTGTAGGTTTTGCTCTAATTATTAACTCTATTGGGAAGCCAAGATTAATACCTTATACTTTAATAGGATTTATTTTAGTGAAAGTACTTGGGTTAAATAATATCGTAACTGGTATTTTGATCATTAGTATTGCATTAATTGTTGTCTTTAATAAGAAAAATATTGATGAAACGGTTGGTGCATAA
- a CDS encoding PTS sugar transporter subunit IIA: MKGIILASHGKLADGLYDALKMFSGDIEQIATLSLKPEADLKEFIDLLEEKIKLVDSGDGVTVFVDLLFGTPNNLSGKLLKDELYQEKVDIITGMNLPMVLEYTNSRTGSPSVDDIMSVGKEGIAYFNEILKDRQ; this comes from the coding sequence ATGAAGGGTATTATTTTAGCAAGTCATGGAAAGTTAGCAGATGGACTTTATGATGCATTAAAAATGTTTTCAGGGGATATCGAGCAGATCGCTACCTTGTCTTTAAAACCAGAAGCTGATTTAAAAGAATTTATTGACTTACTAGAAGAGAAAATAAAATTAGTTGATTCAGGTGATGGTGTAACTGTTTTTGTTGATTTACTATTTGGCACCCCAAATAACTTAAGTGGCAAACTCTTAAAAGATGAGCTTTATCAAGAAAAAGTAGATATTATTACCGGTATGAATTTACCGATGGTATTAGAATATACAAACAGTCGCACAGGTTCACCGAGTGTCGATGATATTATGTCTGTCGGAAAAGAAGGCATTGCATATTTTAATGAAATTTTGAAAGACAGACAATAG
- a CDS encoding DeoR/GlpR family DNA-binding transcription regulator, which translates to MHKIERQQIIVNLISTEGKVTIVDLSKRFQVSEDTVRRDLQELEKQNMLKRIRAGAIRIGPPVTSFDFRKKFKTDEKIEISKKLVKNIPQNKTILIDGSTSNLELTKLFPNNFSATFITNSPPVACELSRLESSEIITLGGELYKNSMINIGSITYKEIKNIHADIYIMGIYNIDSSIGTSVPTLEEATIKEAMSSQSDSIFSIVTNDKFETISNFIINLDNSSFNIYSQNVSNDLIEKYRENGITIYQ; encoded by the coding sequence ATGCACAAAATTGAACGCCAGCAGATTATCGTCAATTTGATTTCGACTGAAGGAAAAGTAACCATTGTAGATTTATCGAAACGATTTCAAGTTAGTGAAGACACTGTTCGACGCGATTTACAAGAACTAGAAAAACAAAATATGTTAAAACGAATACGAGCTGGAGCAATAAGAATTGGACCACCCGTAACAAGTTTTGACTTTAGAAAAAAATTTAAAACAGATGAAAAAATTGAGATTTCAAAAAAATTAGTAAAAAATATTCCCCAAAATAAAACCATATTAATAGATGGAAGTACTAGTAACTTAGAGCTGACAAAGTTATTTCCAAATAATTTTTCAGCTACATTCATTACCAATAGTCCACCTGTCGCATGTGAACTGTCACGTTTAGAATCAAGCGAAATAATTACACTAGGTGGGGAACTTTATAAAAATTCAATGATAAATATTGGGTCCATTACCTATAAAGAAATAAAAAATATTCACGCGGATATATACATTATGGGAATTTATAATATAGATTCATCTATCGGAACCTCTGTTCCAACACTTGAAGAAGCAACTATTAAAGAAGCAATGAGTAGCCAATCAGATTCTATTTTTTCTATCGTTACAAATGATAAATTTGAAACAATAAGTAATTTTATAATTAATTTAGATAATTCATCATTTAATATTTATTCTCAAAATGTCTCAAATGATTTAATTGAAAAATATAGAGAAAACGGAATAACAATTTATCAATAA
- a CDS encoding ribulose-phosphate 3-epimerase produces MSDIILSPSIMCADLVNLERDIKLIEDLGFENIHVDIIDGKFSPSMPLGLETIYRMREITNLKFNFHIMSENNLFFIQEALNIGAYNITFHIETSIHVQKYIDLIKSKNVQVGIALNPATSLNTLEYLYGQVDNITIMAINPGFAGDSNERPISYAMGKIKNLAKIRDKYNYKFNIQVDGRVSIERIAKLVQCGADNLVLGSTSLFRKGLSLEENKVAILEEIKKGVK; encoded by the coding sequence ATGTCAGATATAATTTTAAGTCCATCTATTATGTGCGCTGATTTGGTGAACCTTGAGAGAGATATAAAATTAATAGAAGATTTAGGGTTTGAGAACATACATGTGGATATTATCGATGGGAAATTTAGTCCGAGTATGCCACTTGGATTAGAGACAATATACAGGATGAGAGAGATAACAAATTTAAAATTTAATTTTCATATTATGTCTGAAAATAATTTATTTTTTATACAAGAAGCTTTGAATATTGGAGCTTATAACATTACTTTTCATATTGAAACTAGCATACATGTTCAGAAATATATTGATTTAATAAAATCAAAAAATGTTCAGGTGGGAATTGCCTTAAATCCTGCAACATCTTTAAATACACTTGAATATTTGTATGGTCAAGTCGATAACATCACAATTATGGCTATAAATCCAGGTTTTGCTGGAGATTCAAATGAAAGGCCTATTTCATATGCAATGGGAAAAATTAAAAATCTCGCAAAAATTAGAGATAAATATAATTATAAATTTAATATTCAAGTTGACGGTCGTGTGTCGATTGAGAGAATAGCTAAGTTAGTTCAATGTGGAGCGGACAATTTAGTATTAGGTAGCACCAGTTTGTTTCGAAAAGGGTTATCCCTAGAAGAGAACAAAGTGGCTATTTTAGAAGAAATTAAGAAAGGTGTGAAATAA
- the aroD gene encoding type I 3-dehydroquinate dehydratase, translating into MKEVVVKDVVIGKGRPKIIIPVVGKSEQEIIDTFSKINQEPCDLIEWRIDHFDDVLEEGAVASLSHKLKEACSKPLLITFRTQHEGGVCQLGDEGYQKLYQSLIDDADFELLDIEMMMPDDMVTTLIEQAHQKNIKVILSNHDFDKTPEKATIIKRLTMMEEKGADIAKIAVMPNDKSDVVTLLNATFERSQVAETPLITMSMGQLGMVSRLAGELFGSQASFGALGQVSAPGQAPVEDLHNVLNLLTLNAE; encoded by the coding sequence ATGAAAGAAGTAGTTGTTAAGGACGTTGTTATCGGAAAGGGACGCCCTAAAATCATTATCCCAGTGGTTGGTAAAAGTGAACAAGAAATTATCGATACTTTCTCAAAAATTAACCAAGAGCCCTGTGATTTAATTGAATGGCGCATTGACCATTTTGATGACGTCTTAGAAGAAGGAGCTGTAGCATCCTTAAGCCATAAATTAAAAGAAGCTTGTTCAAAACCACTTTTAATTACTTTCCGTACTCAGCATGAGGGTGGCGTTTGTCAATTAGGAGATGAGGGTTATCAAAAACTTTATCAATCCCTTATTGACGATGCTGATTTCGAGTTACTAGATATCGAAATGATGATGCCTGATGATATGGTTACTACACTGATCGAACAAGCTCATCAAAAAAATATCAAAGTAATTTTAAGTAACCACGATTTTGATAAGACACCTGAAAAAGCTACCATTATTAAGCGCTTAACCATGATGGAAGAAAAGGGTGCTGATATCGCAAAAATTGCTGTGATGCCTAATGACAAAAGTGATGTGGTGACCTTGCTTAACGCAACTTTTGAACGTTCTCAAGTTGCCGAAACACCTTTAATTACGATGTCAATGGGACAATTAGGTATGGTAAGTCGCTTAGCTGGAGAACTCTTTGGATCCCAAGCGAGTTTTGGTGCCCTGGGTCAAGTTTCCGCACCGGGTCAAGCACCCGTAGAAGATCTGCATAATGTTCTTAATTTATTGACTTTAAATGCGGAATAA
- a CDS encoding PTS system mannose/fructose/sorbose family transporter subunit IID, whose translation MSENNVTITKKDINNTMLRWYFATEISLNYERMQSLAFTYAFLPVLKKLYPDKDDLQEALNRHLELFNTNATAGGLILGTTLAMEEEKANNGSISGDAIVAIKTGLMGPVAAFGDSFSAGTLQTLFILAASAAAAAGSFLSLLLLFIGNAILMAELVITTNLTYNRGREAIKDVLSSKTMNYILEGANILGMGMMGALTATMVDLTTPLSVTFGETAVALQDNLDNLMPGLLTLGVLFIFYYLINKKQLSITKIVLGTIAVSLVLSLFGIV comes from the coding sequence ATGAGTGAAAATAATGTAACGATTACAAAAAAAGATATTAATAATACTATGCTGAGATGGTATTTTGCGACAGAAATATCTTTAAACTACGAACGTATGCAGTCATTAGCTTTTACTTATGCTTTTTTACCTGTTTTAAAGAAGTTATACCCTGATAAAGATGATCTTCAAGAGGCTTTAAACCGTCATTTGGAATTATTTAATACTAATGCTACGGCCGGTGGATTGATACTAGGTACAACTTTGGCTATGGAAGAAGAGAAAGCTAATAATGGCTCAATAAGTGGCGATGCCATCGTAGCGATAAAAACAGGCTTGATGGGGCCAGTTGCAGCATTTGGGGATTCTTTCAGTGCAGGGACACTGCAAACGCTTTTTATATTAGCTGCTAGTGCAGCAGCTGCTGCAGGATCTTTCTTGAGTCTCTTATTACTATTCATTGGTAATGCTATTCTTATGGCTGAATTAGTTATAACCACAAATTTAACCTATAACCGTGGTAGGGAAGCTATTAAAGATGTTCTTTCATCAAAAACTATGAATTACATACTCGAGGGTGCTAATATCCTTGGTATGGGGATGATGGGGGCGTTGACAGCCACAATGGTAGATTTAACTACTCCGTTAAGTGTTACCTTTGGAGAAACAGCAGTTGCTCTGCAAGATAATCTAGATAATTTAATGCCAGGTCTATTAACCTTAGGGGTTTTATTCATATTTTATTATCTAATTAATAAGAAGCAGTTAAGTATTACAAAAATTGTTTTAGGGACTATAGCAGTATCCTTAGTACTATCCCTATTTGGTATTGTATAG
- a CDS encoding CitMHS family transporter — protein sequence MLAIIALLMICTFVYFLLSQKLTVVGSLLIIPLVFGVGIALFTNSGLDAIFKWIYEGIFYSIDEVSGEIVSGVAPAVFLILFAIFYFNMMLDVGLFDPIIEFFIKEMRGDPLRVTILTVCSSIAVSSTGDTTTAVIILLAAFVDLYKQMEMRLPILALLIIGPNTILNMLPWGGPAAVISSALNIELMDLSFALFPGMAGGILYTICLAFYFGYKERQRLNFDKEAELDEDQKEKMLASIRNRRVDYKRPHLYWVNLLLTFTIIGLLILGYGHGSVLFLLGSIIGATINFGDSKVVMDRIREYVASAIAPPMATLGAGAFSGILYGSGMSQALAFGVVKAIPRFLGQHMALVYTLITIPGLVFLPQEAYYFGISSVMVNVMEQFGVTPLQTGVASMIPQAFGMISPIIPALYILTAQTQQTFFEYQKRYIKYLWPIFAIFCIIYILTGSLPV from the coding sequence GTGTTAGCCATTATTGCCTTATTAATGATTTGTACCTTTGTTTATTTCTTACTAAGTCAAAAATTAACTGTTGTAGGGTCACTATTAATCATTCCACTGGTATTTGGAGTAGGGATCGCTTTGTTCACTAATAGTGGATTAGATGCGATTTTTAAGTGGATCTATGAAGGAATCTTTTACAGTATTGATGAAGTCAGTGGAGAAATTGTGTCTGGGGTCGCTCCAGCAGTCTTTCTGATATTATTTGCTATCTTTTACTTTAATATGATGCTGGATGTGGGACTCTTTGATCCTATCATTGAATTTTTTATTAAAGAAATGCGTGGCGATCCTCTACGAGTGACTATATTGACTGTTTGTTCATCAATTGCGGTTTCGTCAACCGGAGACACGACAACTGCAGTAATTATTTTACTCGCTGCTTTTGTTGACTTATATAAACAAATGGAAATGCGCTTACCTATATTGGCATTATTGATTATTGGTCCTAATACTATTTTAAATATGTTGCCATGGGGTGGACCAGCAGCGGTCATTTCTTCGGCCTTGAATATTGAATTAATGGATCTCTCCTTTGCTCTATTTCCAGGTATGGCAGGAGGCATATTATATACGATTTGCTTAGCTTTCTATTTCGGTTATAAGGAGCGTCAGCGTCTCAATTTTGATAAAGAAGCTGAACTAGATGAAGATCAAAAAGAAAAAATGCTTGCATCCATCCGTAATCGGCGAGTGGATTATAAACGGCCGCACTTGTATTGGGTGAATTTACTATTAACCTTTACTATCATAGGTCTGCTTATTTTAGGCTACGGACATGGCTCAGTCCTCTTCCTCTTAGGTAGTATTATAGGCGCAACGATTAACTTTGGAGATTCTAAAGTTGTTATGGACCGGATCCGTGAATATGTGGCTAGTGCTATTGCACCGCCAATGGCAACTTTGGGTGCTGGGGCCTTTAGTGGGATTCTCTATGGCTCTGGTATGTCCCAAGCCCTAGCCTTTGGGGTGGTCAAGGCGATTCCAAGATTTTTAGGGCAACATATGGCTTTGGTTTATACCCTAATTACTATTCCAGGTCTAGTCTTTCTTCCTCAAGAAGCCTATTATTTCGGTATTTCAAGCGTCATGGTTAATGTTATGGAACAGTTTGGAGTAACTCCTTTACAAACTGGAGTAGCTTCCATGATTCCACAGGCTTTTGGTATGATTTCTCCGATTATTCCTGCTCTATACATATTAACCGCCCAAACCCAACAAACTTTCTTTGAATACCAAAAACGCTATATTAAATATCTCTGGCCAATTTTTGCCATTTTCTGCATTATTTACATTTTAACTGGCAGTTTACCAGTATAA